From the Lactuca sativa cultivar Salinas chromosome 9, Lsat_Salinas_v11, whole genome shotgun sequence genome, the window GAATCATTTAAGGGTAGAAATTGTAACATAAATTAGGATAGGAATATTTAATAGACGCATACAAGAAAATTGGAAGCCCAGTTCCTGTATCAAGCTCCCGATTAAGCTGCAATAATGGAGAATTAGATGTTAATATAAAGCACAAGTTTTTGAAATCCATAATTTGAATCGGAGCCAATCTTCTTATCAAATTAATCAAAATGCGACAGAATCAAGAGCTGATTTGATCTGATCTTTCAGCAAGAGAGCAACACAATCACACAGTGACAGAGACAATCCATAAGGTAAAAATGACCTGCATGCCCACAAGTTGTTTTTGTAGTTAAAAGTAGCATAAAATTCATCCATGTTAATGATAAGAAGCCTCAAAAGTGGGTAGATAGATACCTACACTCATAAATATCTTTAGATACTTCCCTATAGTCATTTGCCTCAAGTATAAGCACCCCTGATTGATTTGATCTTTCAGCAAGAGAGCAACACAATCACACAGTTCTTGTGACAATCTAATGTCAGGGAAGTTTACAGGAGACCTATTAAAAGAAAAAGCATTCATATATTCATATACAAGATTTTTGTACTTGATTATAAAATAGCTACTCACTTGTTAACGAAGGAAGAAAGATTAGACCATATGACCAATATCACAAGAGCAAGTATTAGAAAGTGACAAAAAAATGGAACAAGATGATAACCTATCCTCACAAAGAGAAGCCATATGACAATTGCAGAGACCAAAATGGCACCATACATTTTCTTTTGTCGCCAGAGTAAAATATTAGCAACTGAAAATAGAGACTTAAGCCGATCAAGATATCTCAAATTCTGAATTGAATCCATTACATATTTTCATGATTTATATCAACAAATTCCATTGTCATATGTAAAAGAAATTCCATTTTCATCGACAACAGGTTAAAGATATGATTTGATCTAAAACTAAAATAAGATTGAGGAGATTTACTTTTTCCAGAACCGAGAGCAGCGTGTAGAGGTTTCCGGCGACCAAATAGGTGGCGTCTCCCCCATTGAAGTCCAACAACGATAATGGTGCCCTAGGGTTCCCGATGTCAATGGCACAACTCCGATTTAGCATcctgttggtgttgttgttggtgTTGCTTTCCTTGAGATTCCTGAGATCGGTGTATCATCTTCTCAATAGATTGACACATTTCATTGAGTAGCTCTTTCATGGATCTCGAGAGGTCCTTCATATGTTCATGTTCAACACAATTTTGTTACCGATATACatttaggtgctgtttgtttttccgAAGTGAAACTGtctgaagtctgcggaccacctctgcagccctctgcagcagaagaggtggaccaaagtgCTGCAGACTGTAATgagaagcatgtttgtttttttaacatctgcagactgctgcagatattaaaaaatttaaaataaagtaatTTAATAAACTGAAGATATTTTTTAATACcaaaaatttaataataatagtcttaaaacattaaataaaattcAAACAACCAAATTAGTCTTAtaataacatttttaaataaaattcataGAACCAGACTTTAATAATTTTCATTCCATATTTTGCATCAATTGTTCGGCAATTTCATCTCGTAACTGGGtcatatatgatgggttttggtcataagacatcctatgtgctcatacataccttaatgcttggatctaggtttctctattgtacatgctttgaatccaagactataaaccctaattctagcatatgtaaatcgatattaacatataattaggtttgagaacataccttgattgttatatagcaataacaatccaattcctccttgaattgaccttggaaagctgagagtcacaagtgtcactcctctaatggcttacaaacaccataagcaagtggagaaggtataaagagagaggagggaggttagaattcgtccttaggacctcttgggaagggttagacgaattcatgagccttagggggtttatataggtgtaaagattagggttttagtccttatccttatctagttgcttgcccaccaagcaaccataagataagtcttagaaacccttatcctagtcgaattctaaggcattatctccttaaattcgttcaccctatatttaagataatccttaccttattttgtaactatcacataattacaattcaacccctctagtttaattaattacacttgatcacaaaattaattcttaattaattattgaccaatattaattaaaaaaatatgatttctcctttaatatattattcttataacatattaataaatcataataacctctctctctatttatttctccaatcaagttgctttggtgaaggcaacccaaaaggaccatgcaccatcgggtcaagtacataccaaaatagttatggacttagacactaatccaacagtctcccacttggataagtctaacaactattctacgtatgacttcggatcccgatctgcaatcgtagctttccaaagccgctgtcaactctgatcctatcagatacgcgtgtccttagataagggatcatatattcctccattctagatatcatatgagataggatttcaaatcattctctttgtactatatctcgatttccgatttatgacgactgactaattgaacaaatcaaattagccctagcccggccgagcatttacgtttgtcatcactaaaccatcgaggggcccaaagatatcgcttttatcctactttgaataaaaggaacggataaactttgatacaatgctcgcttgcactcacacaccgaatcacacacaacaatatgttttataacaccaagttactggtgcgtttacatattatcaatgtgcaaccgattcgcaagatacaactcacacatctcagtttcaagaatataagatgttatcatctcaccaatcactcgtgatacaattcatggagtgatccaagtgagcgtaggtttaatccaatgctcaaatcatattcgtaagcactcatgaacgttgcagcaaacatttgcttatgtctaatacttttctagacaatccacacaccaattcatgacagtcttcattcatatctacttccaacatatgaacgactgtggcccgttcgaataattcgattattcttaataaattcaattattctggaagtcaaaacatgcaaatatgaaacacaagaataatactaatcccatatggcctcaaacctttgagtataatcaaaactacttttatttatcaccatatcgattactcattatttgtagtttcgggtaatcgacttcttacttgaattacaacacttgtcccatgctcctagcatgcacacaatgtttacatatggttcttactttgtgaaacagatcatattgaacacatttccaatcattctcatttcacaactccaaatcctttttcataagtgaaagaatatcaaattcttgctacttatagaatatgctagattctaacattttatgcaatgatctcttttgtaatgtcactgcaccaaagtcacaaagactattgccaatgatattacaaagtcttctatcgtagattgttacaagacaattccatagatgtgatgtctctcactcaaagtactttctttgaacatccttttgcatagaagtttctaatctaatcatagatttcttagtattcaattcccaatatggacacacttccatatgttccatatgacaactcattcttaatagaatcttatctattcgtaatgatgtcgatatggtccatccaatatggaaatatttccatattttccaatactatacttccaactactcacaagcgaccaatcctcgtcgaacttggattgtcctttgatagttgtttaattattttagtctaaaccgattctagtcctttttccctctaaatgtgctcgacatttggaaaattttagaatggtcaaacattaaagcatttgcaatcgatcctattcccgaagcgtatgggacacgacgcataatgttttatttgctatgttctcaaaatttgaattgtgaagagggatgccgtaatcataatcgaaattttaagaacacactttgtacgtttgactaaattttattaacatttctcaacctaaacctttagatttgaaatgaagcataatattctctcccttaattatagcaaaacaacttttcaactattgcgactttgcaaagtatgactcatgttttctataattaatattgctaaccttgaaatactttccttaataatcatacaatcataacttttatgctcccactatcatgatgattattataaaacataacatttatgctcccactagcttcgacatgtattcagaaacagcttaactttcagaaaaacaatacttattgaatttcttaagttcatgtttctaatacttagtgctttgagaatcttttatcaaggtttcttgaacttatacacctttgccttcgatagttcatatgtgagtctaaacacttaagactaattgccaaacctcacaattcaaattatggaaagggataccataaccataatcgaattcgagaatgtagttttacaatcactatcttcttaaaatctttcttagtgaaagcatttcctcacaatcattttcatgaaggaggaaatcttatgacacttagatttaaacggtgtatgtgttcctatccatgtgaatttgttaaaactaaagtttatgacaaattcaaactcatatggaccgaactttcttaatctcgatttcatgccttatggtagcacagctgcccaccatgtcttccaagtagttaagcagctcaccctttcctatcaatgtacctttcattgattaaggtgctatgccttttatgcgttcaaaatgagaactcatagaactcacatgcataattaactcgattggattggcacataatcaaaataatgtcaacacgataggttgtaaacctcaactcgtgtgctagtgatgatcaataaggtttatttgatttgttcttgaaacctttcaagaccattaaggctcccactgactccttgacatataagattcttttgtcaataaacatttgctgacaaacaaatatttaagagttagtgtagcttttatcaagaacacttcataaattggtcctagtcggtctttgtcttattcaagacatcacaactttccacatttgatgaatgttgtaaacctttaatacttttcactcattgtcacaatcttaacttcagacttgttattggaacgaagtatgattgacttattgatttaaccatttcttcaattcttgattcctcttcttagacatacaattgtactaagactcacttagaggatcaattgagatatggttcttaatcattaagacctatcataaagcataaaaggtactctcccttcttcttagaatggagaaacttttatctttctgcctacttgattcttcttattcgttctgctattgatctaaaccctttaatcaattcagaattacacttaatcttgtaagtataatcatatttattaaacctttagtaaatcatgacgaatatctttgttactcttatggtggacttgatcaacatgcaactttgtgtattcgatctccaagtccttcacttgacactttgtcaatgaattagtctaatttccaaatatgaaatttctcattcatcgtgcaaccaagttgcatgattccaaatttctatccaattgaaacttgggcgatgagaaactctccctatttggtaaattctcgacttttccataaacaccataaataagaatcatatccatttgttgtagaaatatgcaaacaccaattttcataacgatttcattgcaaggaaataaataaataaataaataagtcaaacaaaaatttattttatttataaagcagcggaaaacatttgtccttacaatgcaaaatccattgaaaactatgtatttcaaaagaaaaaaattctaacaactctatcataactatctaagctcaaaatctaatcttcaagtccatgcgatcaagatccattccttgtgattagattcatcttgctctttcaccaagcttcctttcttttcaccgatcctataaaacattcaaatgcaatcttattacattatgtattaagaattaatgaataggaacttaatggagttagatagtggattttacctgaagtgcagccatactctttgactctcccatcttctggactcttcaggctctttgggcagacttgtatccaacgccctttcttttggcaacaaacgcaggtcggttctcctagaatgtcctcggaagcatggttggttgactttcccaacaaatacgctccattgcttcgccaaatcatctCTGATTCAGctgcaatgagcatgtaagttaggtcaatgaggttgtcgtcatgatccatcatataatactttcttttgaactcattatatgataaaggaagtgactgcaaaacccaattcacagccaactgatctgggaatgacacacccaacattatcaacctatcaatgtgtgatttcattcctagaacgtgggcacacacgggtttaccatcttcatatttcatttccaatagggctttagtgatattgaacctttcaattcttcgatattgtgggttagggagaacaataggaggaggaggaggaagtgaagcatgatttctcgttcctcgattgaatcgtggaataccatcttcatgtggaatgcttgttccacgggatttgggaagaccatagttgtcgaactttgacatctacaaaacgggagaaaacgaattcaagttagttgattgaatgaatccttagtaaatcacccaaatgagatactaaggctaggacccaacacaatattctacaactcgggag encodes:
- the LOC111920269 gene encoding reticulon-like protein B5; translation: MAPFSLVTKRNITLACFALHNFIRREGLPDEFFARYDEPNVSVRNNNAVVDNDEDENPTHGTTADREYIGTIIVVGLQWGRRHLFGRRKPLHAALGSGKIANILLWRQKKMYGAILVSAIVIWLLFVRIGYHLVPFFCHFLILALVILVIWSNLSSFVNKSPVNFPDIRLSQELCDCVALLLKDQINQGCLYLRQMTIGKYLKIFMSVIFTLWIVSVTLNRELDTGTGLPIFFFRELAASLALSELRTA